ACGCACTGGCAGGTTTGACGCATCAATCCCACGGCACTACCAATGCCGTACTGCTGCCCTACGTTCTGGACGAACTGCGCGAAACCCGTGCCACCGAACTGCTGGAAGTCGCCCAACTACTGGGCATACCGGCTGGCAAACCAGAGGACACCTTGCTGGCGCTGCCCGCCCATGTGCGTTCGCTGGTGGAGCTGTTGGACATCCCCTCTGACCTGAGCCAATGCGGCGTGCAGGAGCATCAGCTGGAGCGCTTGTTGAGCGATGCCCTGCAAGTGAGCCGTCTTGCCAAAGCCTTCCCGGTTGCAGACTGCGCCAGCGCCTATCAACGCATTATTCAACACGCTTTTGAAGGCACTTTAGCCGGAGCAATCACCCACAATTAATTAGTCAGCTAAGTACATACCATTATTTAATCTTAAAATAGATACCACTAGTATCCATGTAATATATCAGTAAAAGAAAAAAGCCTGCCTTGACCTGACGGCAGGTCACTTATACATAAAACCCGCCACAAGAGCGGACCAACAGGAGACACCAATGACAGCCGTATCCCCCAATGTGGCCAATCGCCTGGAGCGATTACCCATGACACGCTATCAACGCATGCTGTTCGGTATTATCGCGACCGCCTGGTTCTTTGATTCCATGGACCTGGGCATCATGACTTTTGTTTTAGGTTCCATCAAAGCAGAAATGGGGCTCAGCACCGCGCAGGCGGGGATGCTGGCCAGCTCCAGCTTTTTAGGCATGTTTTTGGGAGCTGCCATTGCGGGCATGCTGGCAGACAAGTACGGGCGCAAACCCGTCTTTCAATGGAGCATGATTTTTTGGGGCGTAGGCAGCCTGGCCTGTGGCCTGTCCCAAAACGTCGAGCAGTTGATGGCGTTTCGGGTGCTGCTGGGGTTTGGCATGGGGATGGAGTTTCCCATCGGTCTGGCCATGGTCTCGGAGATTGTGCCCGCTAAAAGTCGCGGTCGATATATTGCGATTCTGGAAGGCTTCTGGCCGCTGGGCTTTATCAGCGCCGGGATTCTGACATATCTGAGTCTGGACTATATAGGCTGGCGCGGAATCTTCATCGCCCTGTCTATTCCAGCCCTGTTTGTGTTTGTGATTCGCCGCTGGGTTCCTGAATCCCCCCGCTGGCTGGAAGAGGCAGGCCACAACGACCGCGCCGAACAGGTCACAACGGCTTTTGAACACAAAGTTATTCAGGCCAACGGCGGCCAGGCTCTGCCCTCCCCCCTGCCTCCCACCCCTTGCGAGAAGCTGAAACGTGGCGCGCTGTTTGCCCAGCTTTGGCAAGGCCAATACGCCCGTCGCACCCTGATGTTGTGGATGCTGTGGTTCTTCTCCTTGCTGGGCTACTACGGTCTGACCACCTGGCTGGGCGCACTGCTGCAACAAGCCGGATATGAAGTCACCAAGTCCGTTACCTACACCATTTATATTTCTTTGGCCGGTATCCCAGGCTTCATCTTCTCGGCCTGGTTGCTGGAGAAATGGGGTCGCAAGGCAACCATGGTCTTGATGCTGTTCGGTAGCGCCGGCTGTGCCTTTATCTATGGCCACGTCGCCACCAGTCAGGCGCCTGTTGCTCAACTGATTGGCGCTGGTTTGTGCATGCAGTTCTTCATGTTTGGCATGTGGTCGGTTTTGTATGCCTACACCCCCGAGCTGTACCCCACACGCACACGCAGCACAGGCGCCGGCTTTGCCTCTTCCATTGGCCGACTGGGTTCCTTGTTCGGACCGTTGCTGGTGGGCTTTATCCTGCCCTGGACCGGGCATTCAGGCGTTTTCACCTTAGGCGCTATTTCCTTCTCCATTGCTGCTTTGGTGGTGATCGCTCTGGGCGTGGAAACCAAGGGGCGTTCGCTGGAGGAAGTTTCGGCTTAAGACACTGATTCAATTGATGATTGGTTTATATAAAATCCAGTACAACCCCGTGCCGGTTGCATCAACCGACACGGGGTTTGTACTTCTAAAAAGCTAAGCCAGCTTGCCAATAGCATGCTGAGTCCAATTTGCCTGAGCCGACTTATCCAGGCCCTGATTAATCACAATCGGCGAAAACACCGTTTTTCCAAACGGCAACTACATACTCAGGCCAAACCCGGTATACAAACCCGTATTTTTACTGGCCAGGTGTTTCCATAATTCGCATTTCATTCAAGAGCAGGCCTGGAAACTACAATCTCTTCTAGGGAATCTCTGAACAATTCCCCCGCGCAACGGTAAACTTCGTCTGTCACACCCTCACGAGTCTGTTCATCATGAGCCAACTGAGTTTTTCTGAAGCGGAATTTGCCGGTAAGCGCAAGCAGACACGCCGTGAGAAGTTCTTGAACGAGATGGATCGCACGGTGCCGTGGGATTACCTGGCCGGTGAGATTGCCAAGCACTACCCGCAAGAAGGCAAGGTGGGTCGCCAGCCGTATCCCATTGAGACGATGCTGCGGATTCACTTCATGCAGCAATGGTTCAACCTGAGCGACCCGGCGATGGAAGAGGCGTTGTACGACAGTTTTTCGATGCGCCAGTTCGCCAAGCTGCCCGGTGGTCGTGCGCCGGACGAGACGACGATTCTGAACTTTCGTCACCTGCTTGAGAAGCACAACATTGCCGAAGAAATGTTCGAAGGCGTGAACCTGCTGCTGCAAGACTATGGGCTGATGGTGCGCCGGGGAACGATTGTGGACGCGACGATCATCGATGCGCCCAGCTCGACGAAGAACGCCCAGGGCGCGCGGGACCCCGAGATGCACCAGACCAAGAAAGGCAATAACTATTTCTTCGGCATGAAGGCGCACATTGGGGTCGATCTGCATACGGGCCTGGTGCATTCGATGGTAGGTACCGCGGCCAACGTGGCGGATGTGACGCAGGTCGATGGGCTGCTGCACGGTGAGGAAGAACTGGTCTTGGGTGATGCGGGCTATCAAGGTGTGGGCAAGCGCGAAGAACATCGAAACAAATTGACGCAGGCCCCTACCTTCAGTGCTCGATAATGCTCAAGAATCTCTTTACAGCCATACCTGCTGGCACCAGCAATGAAACGTTCGACGATCTGCTGAACGTTCCCGGCCTGCGCATTGAGCGCATTGTGTCTTACGGGCAGGCAAGCCCACCCGGCTTCTGGTACGAACAGGACAAAGACGAATGGGTCATGGTTTTGCAGGGCAAAGCGTCACTTCAAGTTGAAGGCCGCGACACCCTGGTTCTGCTGGAGCCGGGCGACCACTACTGGATACCCGCCGGCCTCAGGCATCGCGTAGATTCGACGGCACCGGAGGGCCCCACAATCTGGCTGGCCGTCCACCGCTAATGGATTGAATACTTTGTGCTTTGATGAACGCCTGGGCAGGAGAACAAGGATCGTAAAGCTCCTGTGCTCCGCCCCTGTTGATGCACTATGATTGGGTCGGCCCGAACTGATTCCGCAACAAGTAGGCTCCAAAGTATGGACACTTCATTCTCGCCCTATCGCCGCAGCCTGTTGGGCATAATGGCCGGCGCCTGCCTCCCCTCTGTGTACGCTGCCTCTGCTCCTGTTTTCAGCGTGCAGACCGAACCCTCATTGGCACATTGCATCGCCCTACTGCATGGCGCTTTGAAGGCCGCCGGGTTTCGAGCCTCGCTAGCCAATGCACCACACGCCTCTGAAGCACGCAATCTTCACGAAACAACGGCCGGACGTATCCACATCAATCTCCTTCCTGCGTCTCCCGCTCGACTGGACATGGTGCGACGGGGAGACTTGAGAATGATTCCGGTGCCTCTTGAGCGCGGGCTGCTGGGGTGGCGTACATCGTTTGTCCTGGACAGCCAGGAAAAGACTTTGCGCCATATCCGGAATCTCGACGACCTGCGGAAATTGACGATCGGGCAGGGCGCAGGCTGGTGGGATGCAGAGGTCTACCGTGCCGCTGGTATCACTACGCGCGAGGTTCAGGCCTGGCGTAACGGCGAGTTCGCAGAACAGATGAAGACAGGAGTGATTGACCTGTTTCCATTGGGGCTGGAAGAGTCCCTGAGTTATTTCTTGCCGCATTTTCGTCAGCATCGCCAACAACTCAGACTGGAAACGTCGTTATTGCTCCGTTACCCCTGGTATCGCTTCGTCTGGGTATCGCCCCACCCCAGCGCTGATGAGCTGTATGAAGCCCTGCAACACGGCTTCGACCTGATTTGCGACAACGGCGAATTCGAGTCGATCTGGAACCAGATGCGCCAGATGCCCCCCGCCGGCTCATGGGAAAAGCGCACTGTCATTGACCTGGATAACCCTTTTTACGGGCCCGACATCGTGCCGCAGCGTTACCGCCACCTGCTGCTCAAGAAAACAATATCGTGATGCCTTCCCGAAAACTTTACACACGGTTCTTGCAGCAGTTGTTTCCATTTCTGGCGGTAGCCTATATTCTGGCCGCCTTCTTGACAGCAGCGCTTTACTATCAGAATCAGATCACTGAAGCCGGTAACCAACGCAATAAAACTCTGGACACATTCGCTCATGTCCTGATCAAACCCTTATGGGATTGCAACAGTCTGACCGCCGGCGGCATCATCCATGCCATGATTCTGCAACCTGAGGTACTGGGGGTGAGTGCGCTGGATCAGTGTGCACAGCAGCCGATACAAGCCGGCGTCGCGCCTGAACCTGGCGACAAAGACACATTGACGACCACACTGCGATATACCGACGAAACAGGCCGTGTTCACGACTTGGGTGAGTTGCGCATCGCATTTCATCCCATTTCAATTTTTACCGCTGCTTCCCGCAGCCTGGTGCCGCAACTGGCCGTCTTTTTATCGATGCTGGCAGCAGTACTGGCCAGCGTGCTCTGGACCGTCAACCGAACGATAGGGTCCCCGCTATCAACGTTGCGCCAAGCCATGCGTGAACACCGGCCTCTGACCCCCATCCCGGACGACTGGACCGAAGAATTGAGCGAGGTCACCCAAACTTACAACACTCAGTTGCATGATCTGCGCCGTCAGGCGAGGCACGACCCGTTGACCGGACTAGCCAACCGCCTGCTGCTGGAAGAATATCTGAACCGCACCATCCTTCAAGTCGAGCGCAAGGGGTCTCAAGGCCATGTACTTCTGCTTGATCTGGACAAATTCAAACCTATCAATGACTCGTTGGGCCACGCCGCCGGAGATGAGGTGCTGCGTACGGTTGCCCAACGCCTGCTGGCCTGTGTGCGCAGCACCGACATCGTTGCCAGGCTGGG
This genomic window from Alcaligenes faecalis contains:
- a CDS encoding MFS transporter, producing MTAVSPNVANRLERLPMTRYQRMLFGIIATAWFFDSMDLGIMTFVLGSIKAEMGLSTAQAGMLASSSFLGMFLGAAIAGMLADKYGRKPVFQWSMIFWGVGSLACGLSQNVEQLMAFRVLLGFGMGMEFPIGLAMVSEIVPAKSRGRYIAILEGFWPLGFISAGILTYLSLDYIGWRGIFIALSIPALFVFVIRRWVPESPRWLEEAGHNDRAEQVTTAFEHKVIQANGGQALPSPLPPTPCEKLKRGALFAQLWQGQYARRTLMLWMLWFFSLLGYYGLTTWLGALLQQAGYEVTKSVTYTIYISLAGIPGFIFSAWLLEKWGRKATMVLMLFGSAGCAFIYGHVATSQAPVAQLIGAGLCMQFFMFGMWSVLYAYTPELYPTRTRSTGAGFASSIGRLGSLFGPLLVGFILPWTGHSGVFTLGAISFSIAALVVIALGVETKGRSLEEVSA
- a CDS encoding cupin domain-containing protein, with the translated sequence MLKNLFTAIPAGTSNETFDDLLNVPGLRIERIVSYGQASPPGFWYEQDKDEWVMVLQGKASLQVEGRDTLVLLEPGDHYWIPAGLRHRVDSTAPEGPTIWLAVHR
- a CDS encoding amino acid ABC transporter substrate-binding protein, whose amino-acid sequence is MDTSFSPYRRSLLGIMAGACLPSVYAASAPVFSVQTEPSLAHCIALLHGALKAAGFRASLANAPHASEARNLHETTAGRIHINLLPASPARLDMVRRGDLRMIPVPLERGLLGWRTSFVLDSQEKTLRHIRNLDDLRKLTIGQGAGWWDAEVYRAAGITTREVQAWRNGEFAEQMKTGVIDLFPLGLEESLSYFLPHFRQHRQQLRLETSLLLRYPWYRFVWVSPHPSADELYEALQHGFDLICDNGEFESIWNQMRQMPPAGSWEKRTVIDLDNPFYGPDIVPQRYRHLLLKKTIS
- a CDS encoding GGDEF domain-containing protein; the protein is MPSRKLYTRFLQQLFPFLAVAYILAAFLTAALYYQNQITEAGNQRNKTLDTFAHVLIKPLWDCNSLTAGGIIHAMILQPEVLGVSALDQCAQQPIQAGVAPEPGDKDTLTTTLRYTDETGRVHDLGELRIAFHPISIFTAASRSLVPQLAVFLSMLAAVLASVLWTVNRTIGSPLSTLRQAMREHRPLTPIPDDWTEELSEVTQTYNTQLHDLRRQARHDPLTGLANRLLLEEYLNRTILQVERKGSQGHVLLLDLDKFKPINDSLGHAAGDEVLRTVAQRLLACVRSTDIVARLGGDEFVIVTSDIPSSPEPDNINALVKRIEQAMSETLDWQGNTIEIACSIGWTRFGPEGSTTTALLAQADAEMYRVKMTK